The nucleotide sequence CCGCCGCACGGGCCTTCGCCCCCAGCCTAGGATCGCCCGCATGACCGATCCCCGTGACGTCCCCTCGATCTCCTTGCGCGGCAGTGCCATCGCCGCCGATGCCGCCACCGTCGCGATCCCTCAGGTGGGTTTCGGTGTCTGGCAGGTGCCGGACGACGCGGTGCAGCCCGCGGTCGAGCGGGCGCTCGAGGTGGGGTACCGGCACATCGACACCGCCCGCCTCTACGGCAACGAGAGTGGGGTCGGCCGGGCGCTGGCCGCCACGAGAATCGCTCGTGAGGACATCTTCGTCACCACCAAGCTGTGGAACGACGACCACCGCAGCGTGCGCCCGGCCTTCGAGGCGTCGATGGATCGACTCGGGCTCGACCAGCTCGATCTGTTCCTGATCCACTGGCCGGTGCCGGACGCGAACACCTACGTCGAGGCCTGGCGCGAGCTGCTCGCGCTGCGCGACGAGGGCCGCATCCGAGCGGTGGGCGTCTGCAACTTCCACGTCCCGCACCTGCAGCGGCTCGAGGCCGAGACCGGCGAGCTGCCCACCATCAACCAGATCGAGCTGCACCCCTACCTGCAACAGGCCGCACTGCGAGCCTTCCACGCCGCCCACGGCATCGTGACCGAGTCGTGGAGCCCATTGGCCTCGGGCCACAAGGTGCTCGACGACCCGGCGATCGGCGCCATCGCAGCCGGGCACGGGGTCACCCCGGCCCAGGTGATCATCCGCTGGCACCTGCAGCTCGGGCTCGTCGTGCTGCCGAAATCGGTGACCCCGCACCGGATCGGCCAGAACCTCGACGTGTTCGGCTTCACCCTGGACGACGACCAGCTGGCGGCCATCGCGGCGCTCGATCGCGGCATGCGCACCGGGCCGAACCCGGACGAGTTCCACATGGATGCCCTGGCCTAGCGGAAAAAAGCCGCGGGTCACCCCGATTGCCCGCGAAGCGGACAACGCGGTAGGACTGGTCATCTCACTGTCCGGGGGGAGTCGACACCGTCGGCGTCCCCGCTCGAGATGCCCAGCGCGTGACGCCTCGGCGCCACGGGGAAGAGAGAACTTGCGTGCAGAGAACACGGATGTTGATATCGGCGACTGCGCTCGTTGCGGCCGCCACCCTCGGCTCCGCCTCGCTGGCCGCCGCGGCCCCGGCGCCGGTGGCCGAGTCGGCTCCGGCCGCAGCCGACGTGGTGGCCGGGGTCACCTGGGGCCCGTGTCAGAGCCCCGGCCTGATCCGCCGGAACGCGGAGTGCGGCTTCGTGAGCGTGCCCCTCGACTACGGCAAACCCTCGGGAGCCAAGGCCCAGATCGCCATCTCGCGCATCAAGCACACGGTGCCGGATGCGCAGTACCAGGGCATCATGCTGGTCAACCCGGGCGGCCCCGGCGGTTCGGGTCTGACGTTGTCGATCCTGGGTGAATTCGTGCCCAACGGTGCCGGCGCCGCCTACGACTGGATCGGTTTCGACCCGCGGGGTGTCGGGTCGAGTACGCCCGCGCTGAGCTGCGACCCCAACTACGCCGCCGGGCCTCGCCCGATCTACGAGCCGACCACCGCCGCGATCGAGAAGGCCTGGCTGGCCAAGTCCAAGGCCTACGCGAAGGCCTGCGGCACGGCGGGCGGCTCCGCGTTGCTGTCCAACCTGCGCACCACCGACTCGGTGCGCGACATGGACCGGATCCGGCTCGCGCTGGGTGAGAAGAAGCTGAACTTCTACGGCTTCTCGTACGGCACCTACCTGGGCCAGGTCTACGCGACCATGTACCCCGACAAGGTGCGCCGCATGGTGCTGGACAGCAACGTCGACCCGCGCAAGGTCTGGTACCAGGCCAACCTCGACCAGGACGTCGCGTTCGAGACCACCGAGACCGCATGGTGGGCCTGGCTGGCGAAGTACGACAGCGTCTACCACCTCGGAAAGACCGAGAAGCAGGTCGAGGCGTTGTGGTACGCCGAGCGCGCCAAGCTGGCCAAGAACCCGGCCGGTGGGGTGGTGGGCGCCTCCGAGTGGAGCGACATCTTCCTCAGCGCCGGGTACTACCAGATCACCTGGCTCGACCTGGCCGACCTGTGGGCCACCTGGAACGCGACCCACGCCGACCCGCAGCCGCTGGTCGACACATACAACGACGGTGCCGGGGTCGGTGACGACAACAGCTTCGCCATGTACCTCGGCGTGCAGTGTGTCGATGCCTCGTGGCCGCGCGACTGGTCGACCTGGCGTGAGGACAACTGGCGCACCTACAAGAAGGCGCCGTTCCTCACCTGGGGCAACGCCTGGTTCAACGCGCCGTGTGCGTTCTGGCCGGTCAAGTCCTCTCGTCCGGTGGAGGTCACCGGCCGGGGCGTCGCGCCGATCCTGTTGGTGGGCGAGACCCTGGACGCCGCAACCCCCTATGAGGGCAGCCTCGAGGTGCGCAGCCGGTTCCCGAACTCGCGCCTGATCGGGCTGCCGGGCGGCACCAGCCACGCGATGTCGCTCTTCGACAACGCCTGCCTGGACAACCAGATCGCGGCCTACCTCGCCGACGGCACCCTGCCGTCCCGCAAGTCCGGACGGCGCGCGGACACCACGTGTGCGCCGCTCCCGGTCCCGGACCCGACCGCCGCTGCCGGGGCAGCGGCCCA is from Kineosporiaceae bacterium and encodes:
- a CDS encoding aldo/keto reductase; translation: MTDPRDVPSISLRGSAIAADAATVAIPQVGFGVWQVPDDAVQPAVERALEVGYRHIDTARLYGNESGVGRALAATRIAREDIFVTTKLWNDDHRSVRPAFEASMDRLGLDQLDLFLIHWPVPDANTYVEAWRELLALRDEGRIRAVGVCNFHVPHLQRLEAETGELPTINQIELHPYLQQAALRAFHAAHGIVTESWSPLASGHKVLDDPAIGAIAAGHGVTPAQVIIRWHLQLGLVVLPKSVTPHRIGQNLDVFGFTLDDDQLAAIAALDRGMRTGPNPDEFHMDALA
- a CDS encoding alpha/beta fold hydrolase, coding for MLISATALVAAATLGSASLAAAAPAPVAESAPAAADVVAGVTWGPCQSPGLIRRNAECGFVSVPLDYGKPSGAKAQIAISRIKHTVPDAQYQGIMLVNPGGPGGSGLTLSILGEFVPNGAGAAYDWIGFDPRGVGSSTPALSCDPNYAAGPRPIYEPTTAAIEKAWLAKSKAYAKACGTAGGSALLSNLRTTDSVRDMDRIRLALGEKKLNFYGFSYGTYLGQVYATMYPDKVRRMVLDSNVDPRKVWYQANLDQDVAFETTETAWWAWLAKYDSVYHLGKTEKQVEALWYAERAKLAKNPAGGVVGASEWSDIFLSAGYYQITWLDLADLWATWNATHADPQPLVDTYNDGAGVGDDNSFAMYLGVQCVDASWPRDWSTWREDNWRTYKKAPFLTWGNAWFNAPCAFWPVKSSRPVEVTGRGVAPILLVGETLDAATPYEGSLEVRSRFPNSRLIGLPGGTSHAMSLFDNACLDNQIAAYLADGTLPSRKSGRRADTTCAPLPVPDPTAAAGAAAQKAAPGGADRAELAALLHTGRR